The DNA window GCCCCCTggtttcctgtctctcttctcagGTTGTCCTCCTTCCTGTCTGTGACACTCTGTCCAGGGGTTCTTCTCTATCAGCCTGTCTCCGTCGGTGTGTGTCTCGTGTCCGCGTCTCAGCGACTGTCCGTGGGTCTTTCCATCTCGTGCCTGACTCTGGTCTCCAGCTCACCCTCTCCGCTTGGCTCTGGGTGGACCGTGCGCTCGGCGCCCCACCTCCCTGCAGTACTATTGGTGGAGAGGTGGCGGGAAGGCGGTGTCTAGACCGCCGCTGAGCGCTCTATTGGTCGCAGGGACCGAGAGGCGGGCCGGAGGCGGGTCCGGCCGGGAGGCGGGCGGGGCGGCTGGGGCCGAGCCCAGAGCTCCGGGCGGTCGCATTGTTTTCCTCCGCGGATCTGCGGCGGGAGTAGGGCTCCTACTCGGACCCAGGACTCTCGTAACCCGACAGCGCCCTGGAGCCTAAATCCGAGCACCATCCAGACGGGACGCTCGTCGCATCTCGCCCGAGCCCCAAACACGGATCGCGAACTCTGAGCGGCGCGGAGCTGGGGGCCTCCCGCTGCTCCCTGGATCTCGCTGACCCGGATCTCGGAGCAAGTACCCTGGGGTAGGGATGTAGCTGCAGGGAGGGGCAGGAGCGTCGCAAGAGGGGGTCAAGCTTCTGAGTGTCACGGGGACTCGAGTGGGTCCAGCACGCCTTGTGCCTGGCAGAGAAAGGGTCAGCGGACTTAGGGTGcgtggaggaggaggggaccgTGGCCGAGCCTAGATGCAGAGCTGGGCGCAGGGTGTAGGCTTCTTTTCCGACTGGTCGCAATCGCGTCCCGCTAGATTAGGGGTCACGAAAGGGggtattttccccctttttttttcctgaggcgcGCATGATGCAGAGGGTGGAAAGCCCAGCATCTTGCCTCTCCCgcgggaaactgaggctccaagaCCTATGGAGAAGTAGGACCTCTTGACACCCCTGCAGGGACAGGAAAGGGGACAAGTCGTTCTGGACTTTGGTGTCAGGGTTGCTTCTTCGTCCTTGTGCAGGCTGGAGTCTGAGCACTCCCGGGGGAAGGGTTGGCTTGGGCAGAGAGTCCAGGAGTGAGGCCGCGGAGAAGCATCAGTCCCCGCGCCCACCTCCACGCTTCACCTCACTCCTCCCGGGCTTTGTTAGACTGGGTCTCCCACGGAGGAGAGCGGGCCTGGCGACAGCATCCTAGCTCACCTACCCGCTCCGCGCCGGCCTAGGGCCCGCCCTCGGCGGCTCCCAGCCTCTGGCCCTGTTTCCCTGGTCTGGGAGACCCGCCTCCGTCCCCCAACCCCAAATCCCGTCCCCACTCGATCTGCCCCTGCAggcccctccagcccctcctcccgcTAACGTGGCTCTGGGACCCGGTCCCGGTCCCGACGTTGCTACCCGCCCCTCCTCGGAGCCCCGGATCCAGTGAGGGGGAGACACGTCGAGCCCCTGGCCCCAGGCCCACCTCGCGCTAAGCGCTCGCGAAGCTCCAGACACCTGGTTTTATCCACGTTGGGGGGTGGGTCGGAGGGAGGGTAGGTACAAAGCCTGGGACTGAGGGGAAGGCTAGGGTGAACGGGTTTTGAGGCTCAGCACACTCCGAGCCTCCTGTGGAAGGTGGGCTGGGGCGGGCGACCATGCCTATGGCTTCCTGCTATTGTCCCCGGCCGGGCTCGCAatcccttctccagctcctctaGACACCGGCTATGACCTCGGCCACTCCCCAGAGGTGGCTGTCTGGCTAAGAGGAAAGAAGGGGGATGTTTCATCTTTCTATCAAGGGGAGGACCTGAACGGAGAAAGAGCGGCCAGGTCTCTCCTTGGGATTTCTCCAGGTCACGGCATGCCTGTCCCCAGGCCAGGGATTGGATGGGAGCCACCCAGATGTTGCTCCCCCAAACAGCTATGGGAAGCCCTCTTAAAGATGTATCCTACTTGAGTCTAGTGGGCCAAGGAAAAGGCCAACCAAGTGTTTTTAGAGGCTGGACTAACCCAGCTTAAAGTGAGCGTGTATGGGGGGTCCTTAGTGAGAGGTTAGGCGGGAGGGAGGCATGGTTTGCTctctgaggaaggaagaagggatggTGGTACTTGCTATCAGAGCATTTTGCCTGGAAATGAAGAGCATGCAAATGAGATGCAAATTAGCCTCTATTGTCCCTAGCTAGGGCGCTTTTGCAGGAAGGCTGTTGGATCCTGAAGGTTTTATCATGGGAGTGGTCATCAGGCCCCACAACTCCCAGACAACCCTTTTCCCAAGACTGGCCCTGCAGTTCTAGGAGTTTCTGGCTAAAGGCCAGCCGCTACCCTCCTATCTTCCGGTGCAAAGCCGTGCTCATTTTGTAACCAAACAAAATGCGTCCTCAATAGCATCTCCCCCACACTGGCTTCAACAGCTCTTCCCCAAATTTGCACATTTACTTTTAAAGGATGTGGTAAggcagatgtgattttttttttttcctttttcttttttcgttCCTTCTTTTCTTAGATCAAAGGGCTCCTATCCCCCTTCGTCCCCCACAGGACCCACCACCCCAGGTAAGGAAGAGGCAGCAACCCCGGAGAGCAGGGGATAGGACCAGACTCCACCAGGGGTCAGGAGGGGGTGAGGGGGTCTGGATGTTCTCCACACCTGCCAGAGACCAAAGTTGTTTCCAGGGTGAAGATAGCAGTTGCCCAGGGCAACTTGAGGTAGGGCAGGTAGGAGAGCACAGATGACAAGGGGTGTCACTTTCTCTTCTCCCGGGAGTCTCAGCAACCGGAAacatgggttgggggagggaggaagacttGACCTTTCAGTGGAGGGGTCCTTAGCTAGCTAACTGCTCTGCCTCTGGGGAAGGGGGGGGTCATCATTAGGTGTTTCTATCCCgtcccttcctccagctctctTGGGGCCCCACCTGACGTCAGCCTCCCCACCAGTGACGCTAGATGGGGCTTGGGTGGACACTTGGGTCCTGGCTTCAAGTGGTATTGTTGGCTAGGCGGAAGGGGGCTTGCCCAGAGTTTCCCCTTTAGAGGTCTTGGGATGGACCACTAAGGCTTGTGATCATCGGtcacaaaagaaaggactccTAGCTCCCTGAAGCTGACTAGTGGAGCCTCTTCAGCCCCTCACTTGAGTTTCAAGGGGAGGCAGGAAGCTTGTATGAACCGCTACGGTGGGTCCAGGCAGCGTCGGCTGGTGGGGAGGCTGATGGGCGGGAAGAGGACCTGTCCCCACGCCTTTCGCCATCTCCATCCTTTCTTGGACTTTGGGCTACAACTGCCTGTCATTGAattatttatatttcaatttCAGAGGCAGCCTgatgagggaagaaggggagagcGGGCACGTTCAGCCATTTCTCCTCACCCGTCCTTTCTATCCTTCGCTCTGCATAGGGGGTGGGTCTGCTCTTCTCCCCTCATTGAGAACATGCATCGGCTCTTAGGAGCCAGGGAGGCAACAGGGGGCTCCGGGCTGGGAGGGGAGCACAGTGGTCGAGGAGACAGCTGCAGCCAGAGCTAAATTTAGCCTCTGATCTGGCTTTGATGCAGATTCATTTTTGGCTAAGACAGCCCCTCCATGAAcaccccatcccctccctcccccgGCTTCCTCCTCAGCAATGGGAATGGCCCCTGAAGTATGAGCTCAGGCCAGGTCAGTGACCCCTCGGGCTGTTTGTGCCTCTCCTTCTGTTCTTTCTCAGCCCTAGACAGGACCATGGCTGCCACacagctgcctctgcctgggcTCAGTGCCTGCATTACTCCCCGGGTGCTGTGGGGGTctgtgaggggaggggagaacagACATGgtgccctctccctcctcctagTGCCAAGGAGTCACTATTTATAATTTTAAGGCTGCAGTGTCTAATTATAGTTGAGAAGGGGTTAGCATGAGGGGGGCCGGGAGGTGTCACCTACTGAATGCCCCACagccaggcaggagagaggaggaaaggctggggggtggggcagcGGATCTGTTCTGTCCTTACCTGGGGTCACACCGGCAGGCTTCACACTAACCAGTTCGGGCCAGTTGGCGAGGGAAGGACCTTGAGTGACAAGTGACAGCTGGCTGGGAGTGAGGCAGAGATGGTTCTTTGCCCCACCCCCCAGGGTCTTCTGGGGATAGACCTGGGGAGGAGTCTGCCTGTAACGAGGGTAGAGAGAACTcagtccctccccccacttttCTGTCTCCCCTTTCAGGGCCAGCATATGGGTGAGGGGGTACCCCCTGGGGCTTGAGCTGCCCCACACAGGATGCCCCGTGCCCCCCACTTCATgcccttgctgctgctgctgctgctgtcactgcccCATGCCCAGGCTGCCTTTCCCCAGGACCCCGTCCCtctgttgacctctgacctgcacGGTGAGTACTCCACCCACTTGACCctctgtggggtgggggtggttggggggggtggggagggagcaaGTAGAGAATGAGACCCCTGTGTGGGAGGCAAGGTGGAGGAATAAATGTTCCCAGCCTCCAAGAGAGTGGCCCAGGGAAGGGGACCAAACCGGTGGGGTGAGCCGGAACCACAGGTTTCTCATCCCTGGGTTTTGTTTCCTCATTCAGAGGTGGTGCTGCTAAGTGGCTAAAAAACGTGACCCTAGCTGAGCGAGGTGCACCATAACAGTTGAGGGAGGAGgactgccacaagtttgaggacagcctgagctaggttgcgagttccaggccagccgtgGTTACAtggcaagacactgtctcagtcGGACAAAGGAGCCTATAAGGAATGTAAAGTCTTCTTAGCCAGTCAAACCATTGCAGGTTTGAATCCCCACTCAGCTGCTCACTAGCCGTGTGACCGTGGTTAATGTTCTCTAacctttgcctcagtttccacatttgtaaaaggaaGCTATCATAATGCTCTACCTCATGGAGTTATTTAGAGATTAAGTGAGGTAATAGATTTCACACAAATGAGGCACGGTCCTGAGAAGACTGTCTGGCCCAAATTAAGCACTTTATACTTGTGTGTTATTCTTAGCGACAGAGTGAAGTCCTGTGTCAgttcagtggttcccaacctctTACTATCCTCTCTACCCACCAGTGAGCCTGGGTCTCACCATGACAGAAACTGTAATCGCAGTCTTTCTGAGGAGAATCTTCACTTGTTTGGGTCTGTGTTATACATGTTGGATTTAGAGTAATTTTAGTTGGGCAATTGGGAGTGATTGTTGTGGGATAGTAAGAATAACAGCAAACTTGAGTCGGGTGGCCgcgcacacctgtgatcccaggatctctgtgagttcgaggccagcctggtctacagagtgagtttcaagacagcgaGAAccgcacagagagaccctgtctcaaaaaacaaaaacaagacaaaaccagCCACCTCTGCATCAGATGCTGTTCTCAGCACTCGGTTAGCGTTAAGTCAGCTTTGAGCCTGGGCTCCCCCTAAACACCAGTACCTGTGGCTTCCACGACCAGCCCAGGTGGACATGGAGTTGCTCAGAAGAGGGAGGAACCTGGAAGGGTGGAATGGTGAAGGattgagggagggaaaaaaaccaaatGCTTTagttttgtgggtgtgtgtgtgtgtatgtgtgtgcgtgtgcgtgctgGTGCTCTTGTGTGACAAGACTTCTGGGGAGACAACACTTGTCTACTCACCCAGATAGGGAGTCCACCGAAGTTCTCcatgagaccaggctggcctcgaactcagagatccgcctgtctctgcctcccgagtgctgggattaaaggcgtgcgccaccgccgcctggcgtCCATGAGTTTtattagggttacttacaggaatatgggtgaggggtcacttacaggagcagaaatgactcacagacagctgtatcaccaaagcccaccccagcatgagtgacagctcccAAAACTGGGAATCTGGAGCACAGCGCACAGCCTGCAGGCCGCTCAGCAGGTTGGAGCCTCCCTTCCAGGTCCTCAGCTGGTCCCTTCCAGGCAGcctggctggtttctgcttcctgcaggcagctggtctggtctcagaggtTTTTCCCTCCTCCGActcttctttgcagctcagcttcaCTTCCTCTGAGGGAGACTCTCAgctttttattgtttactctgaCAGGGAGGGAccttagtgaatctggtcagtttcggGGAGTTCTTGAAGCTATTTTTCAGTTATTTATCtcccctgcaggatggaatgttttaatcccatggaggccagaggaggtgggtctcctggagttggagctaaaggtggttgtgagctaactgacgtgggtgctgggaattgaactctggatctctggaagagcagtgcatgctcttaactactaagccatctccagccccttgaaaGGAACTTTCTAATACAGAGGTCATCCTAAGAAGGGGGCTCAACTCTGGAGCCAGACAGACTTGATATAAACCCTGCGGCCTGCCCCGTAGTCATGTAAATCCCTCCATGCACTAAGCCTTGAATTGAGGCCAGCGTGACTATAAGGTTAATATATTAAGCAAGGTAGATCATTCAAATAACTTACAGTGTCTGGTGAAAATGAAATGCTCAGTTGgagttgtttttgtatttgtttaacatttatttatttggggtgagTGCATATGTTATGGCATGTGAGTGAAAATTAAAGGATAACCTGGGGCATTGGTTCTCTGCTTCCGCTATTTGAACTCACGGAGTTGGGCTCGGCTACAAGTATCTTTACCCTCAgaggtttgtttttgagacagcctctGCCTCGTACACTGCCTGGTCCTTGCTAAGTAACCAAGGGCTGGCCTTAGCTCTCagcagtctcctgcctcagccttcccattgCTGATGTACACCACAATGCCTAGCTTCTGGTACTGTTTTTAGTAAGATGTTGGCCTCTCTTGTCTCCTGTTCTGTTCATGGCTGGGTTTTCTCTGGTAGGAAAGGGATTGGAAAGTGTGTATTATCTCAACTGCCATCCTCTAGGTACTTCTCCATTATCCTGGTTCCGGGGCCTGGAGGAGGATGCTGTGGCTGCAGAACTTGGGCTGGACTTTCAGCGATTCCTGACCTTGAACCGGACCTTGCTTGTGGCCGCCCGGTAAAATGGCCGAGGCACAGTTGTGGGGCAGACATGCATGCTCCTGGGCAGACATGGGACCTGCATGGCCACTGCAGCATCTTGCAGGGGACACATGCAGGTGCACAAGCCATGGGACATGGACATGCTTGGACCCAGAGAACAAATGCCAAGGCGTGGAGTAAGGGGGAGGCTAGGGAGCAGGAACTTTGTGTGGCTTGGCCCTGAGCAGGTGAACATGGGTAAGCAGGGGACTAAGGAGCTCAGGCAGGCAGGGTGCCTCGGCTCAGCTCTGACCCCTCCTTACCTACCCTTCAGGGATCACGTTTTCTCCTTCGATCTTCAAGCccaagaagaaggggaggggctgGTGCCCAACAAGGTGAGGGGCTGTATGCGAGGAGGTGCAGGCAGGGAGAAAAGCTGGGAAAGGTGTAATGGGGGTCCCATGGGTTGAAAAATGCACCTAAAAAGGAGTCCTAATGTGAGCAGGGGTCCTGGTTGCCCCTTgacctctcctctttttctctcttcagttTCTGACATGGAGGAGCCAAGACATGGAGAACTGTGCTGTCCGGGGAAAGCTGACGGTGAGGAGTGGATATAACTGGAGGGAAGGCGAGGACTGCCTCCAGGGAGTGGGCCTCCACAACCATTCCTTACCCCCTTTTCCATCCCAGCCcagaggacagagggaaggaaagaggtcaCACTTTTAGTTTCCTTTACACAccccaggaaaaagaaaagcaggttcAAAGATACCAAAGAACTTGGGGAACGCTAAGGGGCCAGGAAACAGCTTGAGACGTTAGCCATGTTGCTATGATGGCTCAGGACTGCTGACTACTGCCTTACTTCCTGTGACccgactccagctccaggcctgTCACTAACCGAGACTTCTGGGTTCTCTAGGACGAATGCTACAACTACATCCGTGTTCTTGTTCCCTGGGACTCGCAGACACTCCTTGCCTGTGGAACAAACTCGTTCAGCCCCATGTGCCGCAGTTATGGGGTACagaggagggctgggaggagaTTCCAGTTTGGTGGGAAGAGGCAGGCATCTGGGGATGGGAGTGGGCGTGCTTGGAATGCCACAGTGCAGAaggggctgggagggaggggagtGGGAATGGGCTGTGGGGCCACACTTCTAAGACCCCAAGGTTCCAGGAACCTGCGTCCTCTGCCCCCAGATAACTTCGCTGCAACAGGAGGGTGAGGAGCTGAGTGGGCAAGCTCGATGCCCCTTTGATGCCACCCAGTCAAATGTGGCCATCTTTGCAGGTGTGCACCTGGGCATGTGAAAAGCAGGCATATGGCTGGAAGGAGATCCTCTCCCAACTTGGTCTTTCCCCATGTCCTGAGTGGAGGGTAGTAGGGGCATGGAGGAAAGGCCCAAGTTGCTGTGTGGGTGCCCTGGTAAGAGACAGACCCTGAGCCTCCCAATCCTTACCCCTCCAGAGGGCAGTTTGTACTCAGCCACAGCAGCAGACTTCCAGGCCAGTGATGCTGTAGTTTACAGAAGTCTTGGACCGCAGCCCCCACTCCGTTCGGCCAAGTATGACTCCAAGTGGTTGCGAGGTCAGTCATCCTGGGGGTCAGACTATGCCTAGGGGTACACCAGGACTGTGTGGGTGCAGTTCGGTGTGTTCATGGATGGGTGGAAAGACAGTGTAGGGCATGAGTCTCTGAGCAGGTATGGATGTCCTTCCCTGTGCTCCTACCTTAGAGCCACACTTTGTCTATGCTTTGGAGCATGGAGACCATGTCTACTTCTTCTTCCGAGAGGTCTCTGTGGAGGATGCCCGGCTGGGGAGGGTAAGGAGTTGGGCACACGGGGTTCTTCTGGGTCCTAAGAACAGTTCTTGGCTCTAATCTCCAGAACAGATCCCTTGGACCCTGACCCCTCCCCACATCTGCGTAGCCTTCAACCCTCACCTACCATGGCTGGCCATAAACTGACCCACCGTACCATCCCCTTTCTCTGCTGTGACCCTTGTGTTTGCCTCTTGGCGCTCTTAACTCACGCCATGCATTACAAccagctgccatgtggctctCTCCTCTCCATATCTTCTCTCAGGTGCAGTTTTCCCGGGTAGCCCGGGTGTGTAAACGTGACAGGGGAGGCTCACCTCGGGCCTTGGACCGCCACTGGACATCCTTCCTTAAGCTGAGGCTCAACTGCTCTGTCCCTGGGGACTCTACCTTCTACTTTGACGTCTTACAGGCCTTAACTGGGCCTGTGAACCTGCATGGCCGCCCTGCCCTCTTTGGGGTCTTCACTACTCAGGCTAATAGGTTAGTACTAGGCTGTGTGATCTAGTTTCCTCCCCCAGCAACGTTCAGACTCCCCTTTCAGTGCCTACTGAGGAGGCTCCAAGCAAGGCCAGTTTGCTGTCCTGGCCACCTTTTCCCCCAGTGGATACCCTACCCACTAGTCTCTGCCTCTTAACATGGTGCACAAGGGGCAGCTACCACAGCCTCCCTGGCAGGGGCTGTGCAGTCCCTGTTGACGCCTACCTTGAGTCTCTTCTGGCTCCCTCAGCATCCCTGGGTCTGCAGTCTGCGCCTTCTACCTGGATGACATGGAGCGTGGGTTTGAGGGCAAGTTCAAGGAGCAGAGGAGTCTGGATGGGGCCTGGGCTCCTGTGTCTGAGGACAGAGTCCCCTCCCCCAGGTACCGGGATGGGGGTGGCTTTCACGGGGCGGAAGCAGTGCTTGTTCTTCACAGTGGGTTGTGAGGAGGGCTCAGGTCACTGTGCCCAGGGACAAGGCTAGCACTGGGTTGGACTGAGGGGCTGCAGCAGGAAAGGGAAgccgtgtgtgtgtctgcaggggAGTAGAGGTTACCAACCATGCTTGAGAGCAGGGGGCACATAGCGTAATTAACCCCCATTCTCTACCCTAAGGCTGCCCCTTCCCATGTGCCCACCAGGCCAGGGTCCTGTGCAGGTGTGGGTGGAGCTGCCTTGTTCTCCTCCTCTCAAGACCTACCTGATGATGTCCTGCTCTTCATCAAGGCACATCCACTGCTGGATCCCGCTGTGCCACCTGCCACCCAccagcctctcctcactctcactAGCAGGTAATCACCGCCTCCCGCCCTCCGCCACACCCATCTTCCTCTGGTGGGGTCCACGGGATAAATCACGTTGGCGTGGGGGTGGGACTCGTGAAGGAGTAAGAGAGTGGGAACCAGGGCATCTGGGCTGTCTAGACGTGGTGTCCTCACCTGAAGCCTGTCGCCCCAGAGCCCTACTGACCCAGGTGGCTGTGGATGGCAAGGCCGGGCCCCACAGAAACACGACAGTCCTGTTTCTTGGCTCCAATGATGGGACGGTGCTGAAGGTGCTACCTCCAGGGGGACAGTCTCTGGGACCTGAGCCTATCATATTAGAAGAGATCGATGCCTACAGCCCTGCCCGGTGAGTTCTTTGTGGGGGCAGGTCCCCGCAGGgcagaggtgggggatggggatggggatgggggactAGGTTGGGGGCTCCAGTGTTGGTCTGGCAGAATTAgaggcctggaggcaggaaaagggTTTGGTGAGAAAGCTCCACTGTGTTGGGTAGGATGGTTCCATAGGTCGTGCTCGGGTGTTCTGTGCGCCGTCTCCACTAGGCACTTCGTCTCCACCATAGACTGTTCTGGAAAACA is part of the Peromyscus eremicus chromosome 6, PerEre_H2_v1, whole genome shotgun sequence genome and encodes:
- the Sema6c gene encoding semaphorin-6C isoform X3; translation: MPRAPHFMPLLLLLLLSLPHAQAAFPQDPVPLLTSDLHGTSPLSWFRGLEEDAVAAELGLDFQRFLTLNRTLLVAARDHVFSFDLQAQEEGEGLVPNKFLTWRSQDMENCAVRGKLTDECYNYIRVLVPWDSQTLLACGTNSFSPMCRSYGITSLQQEGEELSGQARCPFDATQSNVAIFAEGSLYSATAADFQASDAVVYRSLGPQPPLRSAKYDSKWLREPHFVYALEHGDHVYFFFREVSVEDARLGRVQFSRVARVCKRDRGGSPRALDRHWTSFLKLRLNCSVPGDSTFYFDVLQALTGPVNLHGRPALFGVFTTQANSIPGSAVCAFYLDDMERGFEGKFKEQRSLDGAWAPVSEDRVPSPRPGSCAGVGGAALFSSSQDLPDDVLLFIKAHPLLDPAVPPATHQPLLTLTSRALLTQVAVDGKAGPHRNTTVLFLGSNDGTVLKVLPPGGQSLGPEPIILEEIDAYSPARCGGKRSARAARRIIGLELDTEGHRLFVAFPGCIVYLPLSRCARHGACQRSCLGSQDPYCGWHRLKGCVTIRGPGGTDMDVTGNQESMEHGDCQDGATGSQSGPGDSAYGVRRDLPPSSASRSIPIPLLLACVAAAFALGASVSGFLVSCACRRAHRRRSKDIETPGLPRPLSLRSLARLHGGGPEPPPPPKDGDAAAPPPPPPQLYTTFLPPPEGGPPGPELACLPTPESTPELPVKHLRASGGPWEWNQNGNNASEGPGRPRGCSAAGGPAPRVLVRPPPPGCPGQAVEVTTLEELLRYLHGPQPPRKGADALSPAAFASRPPAPEPGAALFADSSPLPRDCAPPLRLDVPPEGKRAAPGGRPALSAPAPRLGVGRRLPFPTHRAPPALLTRVPSGGPARYSGGPGRHLLYLGRPDGYRGRSLKRVDVKSPLSPKPPLAASPPQPAPHGGHFNF